A stretch of Vibrio sp. B1FLJ16 DNA encodes these proteins:
- a CDS encoding IS110 family transposase has protein sequence MLRTNVIGIDLSKNVLQVCHISRQGELLSNKAVSRQKLKELLAKSKPSLVALEGCASCHYWGRYAESFGHEVRIINPKKVKAYVDGHKTDANDALAIANAALQIGIKYCKPKSMEQQTLMSLEANRQFLSKTIVSLGLHIRGIINEYGIVKAKGTKGLAALVTSTLYESDVLPASLVTTLSMLWQQYLNLKDELSKLQKSMNSTTRQIEPCKRLMALEGVGETTASMLYATLGNGTQFTNRRQASAFVGLTPKQYSSGGKVTMLGIDKFGAVKDLRSMLYLGAMAYIYRLPESPNNQNQAWLIKLVNRVGFKRACIALANKTVRAAWAMLHYETEYQPKPLSI, from the coding sequence ATGCTAAGAACGAACGTCATCGGTATAGATTTATCAAAAAACGTGTTACAGGTTTGCCATATTAGCCGCCAAGGAGAACTGCTCAGCAATAAAGCAGTAAGCAGGCAGAAACTTAAGGAGTTACTCGCTAAATCTAAGCCATCTCTTGTTGCTCTAGAAGGCTGCGCTAGTTGCCACTACTGGGGCAGATACGCTGAGTCTTTCGGCCACGAAGTACGGATAATCAATCCGAAAAAAGTGAAGGCATATGTTGATGGCCATAAAACTGATGCCAATGATGCTCTTGCCATTGCTAATGCGGCGCTCCAGATAGGAATAAAATACTGCAAGCCCAAATCAATGGAGCAACAAACCTTGATGTCTCTTGAAGCAAATCGCCAGTTTCTATCAAAAACCATTGTGTCATTGGGGCTGCACATCCGAGGCATCATTAACGAGTACGGTATCGTCAAAGCAAAAGGTACTAAAGGGCTGGCTGCATTGGTCACTTCAACACTCTATGAAAGCGATGTTCTGCCAGCAAGCTTAGTCACAACCTTGTCGATGCTATGGCAGCAATACCTTAACCTGAAAGATGAACTGAGCAAGCTCCAGAAATCCATGAACTCGACAACTCGTCAGATAGAACCTTGTAAAAGGCTCATGGCACTGGAAGGTGTCGGTGAAACAACAGCTTCCATGCTCTACGCTACTTTAGGTAACGGAACGCAATTTACCAATAGGCGGCAAGCTTCAGCGTTTGTTGGGCTAACACCGAAACAATACAGTTCAGGCGGTAAAGTGACGATGCTGGGCATAGATAAGTTTGGCGCTGTCAAAGATCTCCGTTCAATGCTATATCTTGGTGCCATGGCATATATTTACCGATTGCCCGAATCGCCAAATAACCAAAATCAGGCATGGCTTATCAAGTTAGTCAATAGAGTTGGGTTCAAAAGAGCCTGTATCGCCTTGGCAAACAAGACGGTCAGGGCAGCTTGGGCAATGCTCCACTATGAAACGGAATATCAGCCCAAGCCATTATCTATTTAG
- a CDS encoding DUF2235 domain-containing protein, with protein MTQKRIILCLDGTWNNTYTESERDDGDSVLKPTNVLKLARGVLPIDESGVYQVVYYNTGVGGRTQYPGFANSTLNKIDKGLGGGWGAGFETNIEDTLTFLINNYSKKSASKEPDEIFIFGFSRGAATARVLCKFIDWLGGIPSKKDVYYIPIIFREYLRTEGKKPAKGVINEINNPADKPARKRISSLNEISISMLGVWDTVFSLGSKTINYGRKRYLIDEVPPNCIKHIYHAISVDERRADFKPEIWSDVTSTEQVMEQRYFPGVHSNIGGGYVNDGLANCSFQYMLDKAGTLGVEFDRSFTNKYRAYPKDKLYKSKTLFYYVLDGLRFKDGKREIKIDNESITIDVSVIERMLSDPSKRNSKGELIHKNLIEFYRPENIIKLIKSIENPFSYCLSIWEKQKEKAMDESQKEKLRNLFEELKINSLEQIL; from the coding sequence ATGACCCAGAAGAGAATAATTTTATGTCTGGATGGGACTTGGAATAATACTTACACAGAGTCTGAACGGGATGACGGAGATTCCGTCCTTAAACCTACCAATGTACTTAAACTTGCTAGAGGCGTGTTGCCCATTGATGAATCGGGTGTATATCAGGTGGTTTATTATAACACCGGTGTAGGTGGGAGAACGCAATATCCGGGTTTTGCAAACAGTACCCTTAACAAGATAGATAAAGGCTTGGGAGGTGGTTGGGGGGCAGGTTTTGAGACCAATATCGAAGATACTCTCACTTTCCTCATTAACAATTATTCAAAAAAGAGTGCATCTAAAGAGCCAGACGAAATTTTTATTTTTGGTTTTAGTCGCGGTGCCGCTACTGCCCGGGTTCTGTGTAAATTTATAGACTGGCTTGGCGGCATCCCATCTAAAAAAGACGTTTACTATATTCCTATCATTTTTAGGGAGTATCTTCGCACCGAGGGTAAAAAGCCTGCAAAAGGTGTAATCAATGAAATAAACAATCCTGCGGACAAACCAGCTAGAAAGCGGATTTCCAGCTTGAACGAAATATCAATTTCAATGTTGGGGGTATGGGATACTGTATTTTCGTTGGGCTCAAAAACTATTAATTATGGCCGCAAACGGTATTTAATTGATGAAGTCCCCCCTAACTGCATCAAACATATCTACCATGCAATCTCAGTTGATGAAAGACGGGCAGACTTTAAACCTGAGATTTGGTCTGATGTGACTTCAACTGAACAAGTGATGGAACAAAGATACTTTCCTGGTGTTCACTCAAATATTGGCGGCGGCTATGTCAACGATGGATTAGCTAACTGTAGTTTTCAATATATGTTGGATAAAGCGGGTACATTAGGGGTGGAGTTTGATAGGTCATTCACCAATAAATATAGAGCGTATCCTAAAGATAAATTATATAAGTCCAAAACTCTGTTTTACTACGTTTTGGACGGTCTTAGATTTAAGGATGGGAAAAGGGAAATTAAGATTGATAATGAAAGTATTACAATTGATGTTTCAGTCATAGAGAGAATGCTTTCTGACCCGAGTAAACGAAACAGCAAAGGCGAATTGATTCATAAGAATTTAATTGAGTTTTATCGTCCTGAAAACATCATCAAACTTATTAAATCAATAGAAAACCCTTTTAGTTATTGCCTGTCAATTTGGGAAAAACAAAAGGAGAAAGCGATGGATGAATCGCAAAAAGAAAAGTTAAGAAATCTTTTCGAAGAACTTAAAATTAATTCTTTAGAACAAATTCTTTAG